A genomic window from Periweissella cryptocerci includes:
- the mfd gene encoding transcription-repair coupling factor: MQLENLITATLEFQNVQEHAAPNSRQLVTGLNGSARTLYYSALFQETKQSQLIVTDTQYHADQLVEDLTSRLGDEIVFSFPAEDNIAVEIATSSPDAKAARIQALHAMQGEQPTIVVTAVAGLRKFLVPAQVFNAARLHLSFNNEFEMTELQAQLAVMGYVHQPLVEKPGDFAIRGSIVDIYPFELDNPIRIDFFDTEIDSMRFFDVANQRSLASIEEIDLLPVTDFVIDQATFTTGLQKLDNAMSTVRQSLQGAHKKHLTDHFEALLSDRPGERNAELVLYLKSFYDHVASVADYLAADGMLLFDDLTRIQDTEQKILETEGQWVAEQLAKDAILPDMEFGHRLLDIVHNHEQAQILIAQFQKGIGNLKLSNLVQINTRPMQQFFGQMPLLKTEMERWQRQQYSVVIMVNGQERLAQVAATLQDFEITAVIGTPETITEQQVQLIDGQLANGFEVQGARLAVITEAEMFTKVRKKAPKRQTLANAERIKSYSDLKVGDYVVHVNHGIGVYEGMQTLEVHGVHQDYITIVYQKDAKIFIPVSQLNLVQKYTGAEDKTPKINKLGGSDWAKTKRKVTAQIEDIADDLIKLYAEREAARGFAFEPHTAEIQKFEDAFPYTETADQLRSTEEIFRDMERNRPMDRLLVGDVGFGKTEVAFRAAYKAFLDDKQVAILVPTTILAQQHYESMQSRFEEFGVRVGLLSRFQTAKQIKVTLAKLKNHELDMVVGTHRVLSKDVEFADIGLLIIDEEQRFGVKHKERLKELKTNVDVLTLTATPIPRTLHMSMLGVRDLSVIETPPSNRYPIQTYVMEQSGAVIADAIEREMSRDGQIFYLHNRVNDIEKVSAYLNTLVPDARIAYAHGQMSESQLEGIIYDFINGEYDVLVSTTIIETGVDIPNANTLVIENADHMGLAQLYQLRGRVGRSSRVAYAYFTYPQNRVLNEESEKRLEAIRDFTELGSGFKIAMRDLSIRGAGNLLGSKQSGFIDSVGYDLYTQMLNDAVAAKRGDKQTNKTDAEVDLGLEAYLPNEYVNDQAQKIELYKRIRQSETDPQFEEVEDDLLDRFGEYPDQVKNLLRLSRMKVAADHALVEKIKRDGSFIFVTIGKQGVSKIGGPEIFDTVSAGKLSSKFVVAEPNKIEIKLVIQPTMDQEVWLNELELLLAKLQNGIAQPEVANEK, from the coding sequence ATGCAACTTGAAAATTTAATTACCGCAACCTTGGAGTTCCAAAATGTCCAAGAACATGCGGCACCAAATTCGCGCCAACTAGTGACCGGATTGAATGGCTCAGCGCGCACGCTCTATTACAGTGCGTTATTTCAAGAAACTAAGCAAAGCCAATTGATTGTGACTGACACACAGTATCACGCCGATCAATTGGTTGAAGATTTAACGAGTCGTCTAGGTGATGAAATCGTCTTTAGTTTTCCTGCCGAAGATAATATCGCGGTCGAAATTGCCACGTCTTCACCAGATGCTAAAGCCGCCCGTATTCAAGCATTACATGCGATGCAAGGTGAGCAACCAACCATTGTTGTGACAGCAGTTGCCGGGCTCAGAAAGTTTTTAGTACCGGCGCAAGTCTTTAATGCGGCTCGTTTACATTTGTCATTTAATAACGAATTCGAAATGACAGAGCTGCAAGCACAATTAGCTGTGATGGGTTATGTCCACCAACCATTAGTCGAAAAACCAGGTGATTTTGCAATTCGGGGTTCGATTGTCGATATCTATCCATTTGAGCTGGATAATCCCATTCGGATTGATTTTTTTGATACTGAAATTGATTCAATGCGCTTCTTTGATGTCGCTAATCAACGCTCACTCGCAAGCATTGAAGAAATAGATCTATTGCCAGTGACCGATTTTGTGATTGATCAAGCAACGTTTACCACTGGCTTACAAAAACTTGATAACGCCATGAGTACCGTCCGGCAAAGCCTCCAAGGAGCGCATAAAAAACATTTAACCGATCATTTTGAAGCATTGTTGAGTGATCGACCTGGCGAACGGAATGCCGAGTTAGTCCTTTATTTAAAGTCATTTTATGACCACGTTGCCTCAGTTGCTGATTATTTAGCGGCGGATGGCATGTTGTTATTTGATGATTTAACCCGGATTCAAGATACTGAACAGAAAATTTTAGAAACTGAAGGGCAGTGGGTTGCCGAACAACTTGCCAAAGACGCCATTTTACCAGACATGGAATTTGGACACCGCTTGCTTGATATTGTCCATAATCATGAGCAAGCTCAAATCTTAATTGCGCAATTTCAAAAAGGCATCGGTAACTTAAAGTTATCCAATTTAGTGCAAATTAATACGCGACCAATGCAACAGTTCTTCGGACAAATGCCACTGCTGAAGACGGAAATGGAACGCTGGCAACGCCAACAGTATTCAGTAGTCATTATGGTTAACGGGCAAGAGCGGTTAGCCCAAGTTGCGGCTACGCTTCAAGACTTTGAAATCACCGCAGTCATTGGCACACCAGAGACAATTACCGAACAACAAGTCCAGTTAATTGATGGCCAATTGGCAAATGGTTTTGAAGTGCAAGGAGCCCGGTTGGCGGTAATTACCGAAGCTGAAATGTTTACTAAAGTGCGCAAGAAGGCACCTAAGCGGCAAACATTAGCGAATGCGGAACGAATCAAAAGCTATTCAGATTTGAAGGTGGGCGATTATGTTGTCCACGTGAACCACGGGATTGGAGTGTACGAAGGGATGCAAACGCTGGAAGTTCACGGCGTGCACCAAGATTACATTACGATTGTTTACCAAAAAGATGCCAAAATTTTTATACCAGTGTCACAACTAAATTTAGTACAAAAGTACACTGGCGCCGAAGATAAGACACCTAAAATTAATAAACTGGGTGGTAGTGATTGGGCGAAAACTAAGCGTAAAGTTACCGCACAGATTGAAGATATTGCGGATGATTTAATTAAGCTCTACGCGGAACGAGAAGCCGCCCGTGGGTTTGCGTTTGAACCACATACGGCTGAAATCCAGAAGTTTGAAGACGCCTTCCCATATACGGAAACGGCGGACCAATTACGCTCGACCGAAGAAATTTTCCGCGATATGGAACGTAATCGCCCAATGGACCGTTTGTTAGTTGGGGATGTTGGTTTTGGGAAAACCGAAGTCGCATTTCGGGCAGCGTACAAAGCGTTCTTGGATGATAAACAAGTTGCGATTTTAGTGCCAACAACCATTTTGGCGCAGCAACACTATGAATCGATGCAAAGTCGTTTTGAAGAATTTGGGGTTCGAGTAGGCTTGCTGTCACGTTTCCAAACGGCAAAACAAATCAAAGTAACGCTCGCAAAACTTAAAAATCATGAACTTGATATGGTCGTGGGTACACACCGGGTCTTGTCAAAAGACGTCGAGTTTGCTGATATCGGCTTACTAATTATTGATGAGGAACAACGTTTTGGGGTTAAACACAAGGAACGGTTGAAGGAATTGAAAACGAACGTCGATGTCTTAACCTTGACGGCGACGCCAATTCCCCGGACTTTGCACATGTCGATGCTCGGTGTCCGGGATTTGTCAGTGATTGAAACTCCACCATCAAACCGTTATCCAATTCAAACTTACGTAATGGAACAAAGCGGCGCAGTCATTGCGGATGCGATTGAACGGGAAATGAGCCGTGATGGGCAGATTTTTTATCTGCATAATCGAGTTAATGATATCGAAAAAGTTTCAGCGTATTTGAACACACTTGTCCCTGATGCGCGGATTGCTTATGCGCACGGGCAGATGAGTGAGTCGCAACTTGAAGGAATTATCTATGATTTCATCAACGGCGAATACGATGTGTTAGTTTCAACAACTATTATTGAAACCGGGGTTGATATTCCCAATGCTAATACATTAGTGATTGAAAATGCCGATCACATGGGACTAGCACAGCTGTACCAATTACGTGGTCGGGTTGGCCGGTCATCACGGGTTGCCTATGCGTACTTTACGTATCCACAAAATCGTGTTTTGAATGAAGAGAGTGAAAAACGCTTGGAAGCAATTCGTGATTTCACGGAATTAGGTTCCGGGTTCAAAATTGCCATGCGGGACCTTTCAATTCGTGGCGCTGGGAATTTGCTGGGCTCAAAACAATCCGGCTTCATCGATTCAGTCGGTTATGATCTCTATACGCAAATGTTAAATGATGCCGTCGCCGCCAAACGTGGTGATAAGCAAACTAATAAGACTGATGCAGAGGTTGATTTGGGCTTGGAAGCATACTTGCCAAACGAGTATGTTAATGATCAAGCACAAAAAATTGAATTATATAAACGGATTCGCCAATCTGAAACTGACCCACAATTTGAAGAAGTTGAAGATGATTTATTGGATCGATTTGGGGAATACCCTGATCAAGTCAAGAACCTCTTACGCTTGAGTCGGATGAAGGTTGCCGCTGACCATGCATTAGTCGAAAAAATTAAGCGTGATGGTAGCTTTATTTTTGTCACGATTGGCAAACAAGGAGTCAGCAAAATTGGTGGCCCAGAAATATTCGATACTGTCAGTGCCGGCAAGTTGAGTTCAAAATTTGTCGTGGCAGAACCGAATAAAATTGAAATTAAATTGGTGATTCAACCAACGATGGATCAAGAAGTTTGGTTGAATGAATTGGAATTGTTACTAGCAAAACTCCAAAACGGGATTGCTCAACCTGAGGTGGCCAATGAAAAATAA
- the pth gene encoding aminoacyl-tRNA hydrolase, whose amino-acid sequence MKMIVGLGNIGPKYAGTRHNVGFIVVDALAKELGVSLKKSKQEAMIAQTTIGTEKVLLVEPTTYMNDSGRAVRPLMDYYDIDIDDVIVVHDDMDRPMGALRLRAKGSAGGHNGLKSIIAHTGEEKFKRLKFGIDHPAHNQNAVVDYVLGKFSKDQQKPLNDGVILAMQMIEDWVENDDFQATMNKFN is encoded by the coding sequence ATGAAGATGATTGTGGGATTGGGAAACATTGGACCTAAATACGCGGGGACACGGCATAATGTCGGTTTTATCGTCGTGGATGCCTTAGCTAAGGAACTTGGGGTTTCTTTAAAAAAATCTAAGCAAGAAGCCATGATTGCGCAAACGACAATTGGCACAGAAAAAGTGTTGCTGGTTGAACCAACGACATACATGAACGATTCTGGGCGTGCTGTCCGGCCATTGATGGATTATTATGACATTGATATTGATGATGTCATTGTTGTTCATGATGATATGGATCGCCCCATGGGTGCGTTACGATTACGGGCTAAAGGCTCAGCTGGTGGACATAATGGTTTGAAGAGTATTATCGCCCACACCGGTGAAGAAAAATTCAAACGGCTTAAATTTGGGATTGATCACCCAGCCCACAACCAAAATGCGGTAGTTGATTATGTACTCGGAAAATTTAGTAAAGACCAACAAAAGCCACTAAATGATGGGGTCATTTTAGCCATGCAAATGATTGAAGATTGGGTTGAAAATGACGACTTCCAAGCAACGATGAATAAGTTCAACTAA
- the cbpA gene encoding cyclic di-AMP binding protein CbpA, which yields MDISIIKTKKDITIVHEDTTVGEALEIFERSNFRAIPILDSTDQLFRGNIYKMHIYRHMSENGDMNLPVTALMRNSTKYININSEFYQIFFAIADLPYIAVLDHENHFFGILTHTNLMRVLSSNWNVDKGSYVLTVRTAGQRGDLQTTSKIISKYTDIQAAMTFGSSLNGNFDDILYTLPLDVENDLLQKIIRALQRKGYPVVEIENLHQTRK from the coding sequence GTGGACATATCTATTATCAAAACAAAAAAAGACATCACGATTGTCCATGAGGATACCACCGTTGGCGAAGCGTTGGAAATTTTTGAGCGCTCAAATTTCCGGGCCATTCCTATTTTGGACAGTACGGATCAATTATTCCGTGGCAATATTTATAAAATGCACATTTACCGCCACATGTCCGAAAACGGTGATATGAACCTACCAGTTACCGCGTTAATGCGTAACTCAACTAAATACATCAATATCAATTCCGAATTTTATCAAATTTTCTTTGCGATTGCTGACTTACCTTACATTGCAGTCCTTGACCACGAAAACCACTTTTTCGGGATTTTAACCCACACCAACTTGATGCGCGTTTTATCATCTAACTGGAACGTTGATAAAGGCTCTTACGTGTTAACCGTACGCACGGCTGGCCAACGTGGCGACTTACAAACCACATCCAAAATAATTTCAAAGTATACTGATATTCAAGCGGCCATGACGTTTGGTTCATCCTTAAATGGCAACTTTGATGATATCTTGTATACATTGCCCCTCGACGTCGAAAATGATTTATTACAAAAAATCATCCGCGCCCTGCAACGTAAAGGCTACCCAGTCGTTGAAATCGAAAACTTACATCAAACTCGCAAATAA
- a CDS encoding helix-turn-helix transcriptional regulator, translated as MAKKAARLAAMTQYVNHHGVFHIADLMREFDISRSTALRSVAELQAQGLPITSELGANGGYRVASDQMLPPTQFTLSQVKALYLALWHATQLNQPFQASRETLMRQLADLLVLPQQQNLLELQALTSTTTDSLVVPESVNPELITLQTMLELALQDHVMSFTYQLGEPNTSETRHVAVTKFYQVSGHWFLDAYDFDRSDTRTFRVSAIVEPLAMPIADYANGQASDFAIPATPQQALPNVTLTLTGRSLQKYYRFHLPQLQIINKSATRLVVGTILVLDDAVGLREFAEWVLYLGDDIHLDGPSELISIMQAKLDNLT; from the coding sequence ATGGCGAAGAAAGCTGCACGTTTAGCCGCAATGACCCAATATGTGAACCACCACGGCGTGTTTCATATTGCGGATTTAATGCGCGAATTTGACATCTCACGCAGTACCGCTTTACGTAGCGTTGCCGAGTTACAAGCGCAAGGGCTGCCCATCACTAGTGAACTTGGGGCAAACGGCGGCTATCGCGTAGCTTCCGACCAAATGCTCCCACCAACGCAGTTCACGCTTTCTCAAGTTAAAGCTTTATACCTTGCGCTTTGGCATGCGACGCAACTAAACCAGCCATTTCAAGCGAGCCGTGAAACTTTAATGCGTCAGCTAGCAGATTTACTAGTCTTACCGCAACAACAAAATTTATTAGAGTTACAAGCTTTAACTAGTACTACGACCGATTCACTGGTTGTGCCCGAGTCCGTGAACCCTGAACTAATAACTTTACAAACAATGCTCGAATTAGCCCTGCAAGACCACGTTATGAGCTTTACTTATCAATTGGGTGAACCTAATACTAGCGAAACACGCCATGTCGCGGTAACTAAGTTCTACCAAGTCAGTGGGCACTGGTTTTTAGACGCCTATGATTTTGATCGTTCTGATACCCGCACTTTCCGTGTTAGCGCAATCGTTGAACCGCTCGCCATGCCCATTGCCGATTATGCCAACGGACAAGCCAGTGACTTCGCTATTCCAGCAACACCCCAACAGGCTCTTCCAAATGTCACACTGACTTTAACCGGCCGTTCGTTGCAAAAATACTATCGCTTCCATCTCCCCCAATTACAAATCATCAATAAATCAGCGACCCGATTAGTAGTTGGGACAATCTTAGTCCTAGATGACGCAGTGGGTTTGCGCGAATTTGCCGAATGGGTGCTTTACCTCGGTGATGACATCCATCTCGACGGTCCGTCTGAATTGATTAGTATCATGCAAGCCAAGCTCGATAACTTAACATAG
- the uvrA gene encoding excinuclease ABC subunit UvrA: MANDKIVIHGARAHNLKNIDVTIPRDKLVVVTGLSGSGKSSLAFDTLYAEGQRRYVESLSAYARQFLGQMDKPDVDSIDGLSPAISIDQKTTSKNPRSTVGTVTEINDYFRLLWARVGKPEQADDGIITLPSVEQIVNHISAELAEGTRMQILAPILRHQRGTHKSVFDKIRKEGFVRVRIDGELQDLEAEHNLDSNKYHDIDIVVDRIVLKDGVRSRLFDSVESAMHLADGLITVDVIKGHETTFSDHYTGALKDFGVGKLEPRLFSFNAPLGACPVCEGLGVKLEVDEDLVIPDPTLTLAEGALAAWSPISSQYYPTMLEQFATQYAIPMDVPYVELSDAQKQLVLYGSGDKNFHFHYQNDFGGVRDVDTPFEGVMNNIQRRYHETNSDFTRDQMQQYMTELTCTACKGYRLNDAALSVKVGGKHIAEISELPVVDELPFFQGIALGEQDTTIAAPIIKEIIDRLSFLENVGLDYLTLARSARTLSGGEAQRIRLATQIGSNLSGVLYILDEPSIGLHQRDNDRLIASLKKMRDLGNTLIVVEHDEDTMRAADYLIDIGPGAGEHGGEVMAAGTPKQVEKSRKSLTGQYLAGKKFIPVPELRRDGNGKAVKITGATENNLKNVTVSFPLGEFIAVSGVSGSGKSTLVNSILKRALKQKINRNSEKPGKYKTITGYEDIEKIVDIDQSAIGRTPRSNPATYTGVFDDIRGLFAQTNEAKMRGYQKGRFSFNVKGGRCEACHGDGIIKIEMNFLPDVYVPCEVCHGARYNSETLEVTYKGKNIAEILDMKIEEALVFFEPIPKIRRKLQTIADVGLGYVALGQSATTLSGGEAQRMKLASELHKKSSGKNFYILDEPTTGLHTDDIARLLDVLERLVEAGNTVLVIEHNLDVIKSADHIIDMGPEGGAGGGMVVATGTPEEIAQVTSSYTGQYLGPIIERAHSLAQK; the protein is encoded by the coding sequence ATGGCAAACGATAAAATCGTGATTCATGGCGCGCGGGCGCATAATTTAAAAAATATTGATGTCACGATTCCTCGTGACAAACTAGTTGTGGTGACGGGACTTTCAGGTTCCGGTAAGTCATCATTGGCTTTTGATACGTTGTATGCCGAAGGTCAACGGCGTTACGTTGAAAGCTTGTCGGCATATGCCCGTCAATTTTTAGGGCAAATGGATAAGCCTGACGTTGATTCAATCGACGGCTTAAGTCCCGCAATCTCAATTGACCAAAAAACAACATCAAAAAATCCACGCTCAACTGTCGGCACAGTGACCGAAATTAATGACTATTTTCGGTTACTCTGGGCGCGCGTGGGTAAACCGGAACAAGCTGATGATGGTATTATTACGCTTCCATCAGTGGAACAAATTGTGAATCATATTTCGGCAGAATTAGCTGAAGGTACCCGGATGCAAATTTTGGCACCAATTTTACGGCATCAACGCGGAACTCACAAATCAGTTTTCGATAAAATTCGGAAGGAAGGGTTTGTGCGGGTTCGAATTGACGGCGAACTACAAGACTTAGAAGCCGAACATAATCTGGATAGTAACAAGTATCATGATATTGATATTGTGGTGGACCGGATTGTATTAAAAGATGGCGTCCGGTCACGGTTGTTCGATTCCGTGGAATCTGCGATGCATTTGGCCGATGGTTTAATTACCGTCGATGTGATTAAAGGGCACGAAACGACTTTTTCTGACCACTATACGGGGGCGTTAAAAGACTTCGGGGTGGGGAAACTCGAACCACGGCTCTTTTCATTTAATGCTCCATTGGGAGCCTGTCCAGTTTGTGAAGGACTTGGGGTAAAGTTAGAAGTCGATGAAGATTTGGTGATTCCTGACCCAACGTTGACCTTGGCAGAAGGCGCCTTAGCTGCGTGGAGCCCAATTAGCTCACAGTACTACCCAACGATGCTGGAACAATTTGCAACGCAATACGCTATTCCAATGGACGTTCCGTATGTTGAACTCAGCGACGCCCAAAAACAACTCGTCTTGTATGGTTCTGGGGACAAAAATTTCCACTTCCATTACCAAAATGATTTCGGTGGTGTCCGCGATGTTGATACACCATTTGAAGGGGTTATGAACAATATTCAACGCCGTTATCATGAAACTAATTCGGATTTCACCCGCGATCAAATGCAACAATACATGACGGAATTAACTTGTACCGCATGTAAGGGTTACCGCCTAAACGACGCTGCGTTGTCAGTCAAAGTTGGTGGTAAGCACATCGCCGAAATCTCAGAATTACCAGTTGTGGATGAATTACCATTCTTCCAAGGGATTGCTTTGGGTGAACAAGACACAACGATTGCCGCCCCAATTATTAAAGAAATCATTGATCGCTTGAGTTTCTTGGAAAATGTTGGCTTAGATTACTTGACGCTAGCTCGTTCAGCACGAACTTTGTCAGGTGGGGAAGCGCAACGAATTCGACTAGCCACGCAAATTGGTTCAAATTTATCAGGAGTACTCTATATTCTTGATGAACCATCAATTGGGTTGCACCAACGCGATAATGATCGCTTGATTGCTTCGTTAAAGAAAATGCGTGATTTAGGTAACACTTTGATTGTTGTCGAACACGATGAAGATACGATGCGGGCAGCTGATTATCTGATTGATATTGGCCCTGGGGCCGGTGAACACGGTGGTGAAGTGATGGCTGCTGGTACACCGAAGCAAGTTGAAAAATCACGGAAGTCATTAACTGGTCAGTACTTAGCCGGTAAGAAATTTATTCCAGTTCCTGAGTTACGCCGTGATGGTAATGGTAAGGCAGTTAAAATTACTGGTGCAACGGAAAATAATTTGAAAAATGTGACCGTTTCATTCCCGCTTGGCGAGTTTATTGCAGTGAGTGGGGTATCAGGATCTGGTAAATCAACTTTGGTTAACTCAATCTTGAAGCGTGCCTTGAAACAAAAAATTAACCGTAATTCTGAGAAACCGGGTAAGTACAAAACGATTACCGGTTACGAAGACATTGAAAAAATTGTTGATATTGATCAATCCGCAATCGGCCGAACACCACGGTCGAATCCCGCTACCTATACGGGTGTTTTCGATGATATTCGGGGATTATTTGCACAAACCAATGAGGCCAAGATGCGCGGTTATCAAAAAGGACGTTTCTCTTTCAATGTGAAGGGTGGCCGATGTGAAGCGTGTCATGGTGATGGAATTATCAAGATTGAAATGAATTTCTTGCCAGATGTGTATGTTCCATGCGAGGTTTGTCATGGCGCTCGGTACAATTCAGAAACATTGGAAGTTACGTACAAGGGTAAGAATATTGCCGAAATCTTGGACATGAAAATTGAAGAAGCATTGGTTTTCTTTGAACCTATTCCAAAGATTCGGCGGAAACTCCAAACCATTGCTGATGTTGGTTTAGGCTATGTTGCGCTTGGTCAAAGTGCCACAACCTTATCTGGTGGGGAAGCACAACGGATGAAGCTAGCTTCAGAACTCCACAAGAAATCATCGGGTAAGAATTTCTACATTTTGGATGAACCAACGACGGGGTTGCACACGGACGATATTGCCCGGTTGCTCGATGTCTTGGAACGCTTGGTGGAAGCTGGTAACACGGTCTTAGTTATTGAACATAATCTGGATGTGATTAAGTCGGCTGACCACATTATTGATATGGGACCAGAAGGTGGTGCTGGTGGTGGTATGGTTGTTGCAACTGGAACGCCAGAAGAAATCGCCCAAGTCACAAGTTCATATACCGGCCAATATCTTGGTCCAATAATTGAACGTGCGCACAGTTTAGCGCAAAAATAA
- the uvrB gene encoding excinuclease ABC subunit UvrB gives MIDRDDTHAFELHSKYVPTGDQPQAIEQLVNGLESGEKEQILLGATGTGKTFTISNVIKEVNKPTLVLSHNKTLAGQLYGEFKEFFPDNAVEYFVSYYDYYQPEAYVPSSDTYIEKDSSINDEIDKLRNSATASLLERNDVIVVASVSSIFGLGDPHQYRDHVVSLRVGMTMERDDLLRKLIDIQFQRNDIDFQRGRFRVHGDIVEVFPASQDAKALRIEFFGDEIDRIREVDSLTGEILIDEDHVSIFPATHFMTNDTIMERAIRTISEELEEQLKFFESEGKLLEAQRLKQRTEYDIEMMREMGFTSGIENYSRHMDGRQPGEPPFTLLDFFPDDFLIVVDESHVTMPQVRGMYNGDKARKQQLVDYGFRLPSALDNRPLTLHEFEEHVNKIIYMSATPGDYETERVPESHVAQQIIRPTGLLDPTVEVRQVMGQIDDLVGEINARVEKNERVFITTLTKKMSEDLTDYFKDLGIKVKYLHSDIKTLERGEIIRDLRLGKFDVLIGINLLREGIDVPEVSLIAILDADKEGFLRNERSLIQTIGRAARNSNGHVILYADKVTGSMQRAMDETQRRRDIQIAYNEEHGITPTTIKKEIRGLIAISHEVADGDKEGTSFTEVEFRDMNKADQKIMLANLEEQMKSAAKRLDFEEAATLRDTIMELKTTANL, from the coding sequence ATGATTGATCGCGATGACACACATGCATTTGAGTTGCACTCAAAATACGTTCCGACTGGGGATCAGCCCCAGGCGATTGAACAGTTAGTGAATGGACTTGAAAGCGGGGAAAAGGAACAGATTTTACTTGGGGCAACAGGGACAGGTAAAACATTTACGATTTCCAATGTGATTAAAGAAGTTAATAAACCAACCTTGGTGCTGTCCCACAATAAGACTTTGGCCGGGCAATTGTACGGTGAATTTAAAGAGTTTTTCCCCGATAATGCGGTTGAATATTTTGTTTCATATTATGATTATTATCAACCAGAAGCCTACGTACCATCATCGGATACGTATATCGAAAAAGATTCATCAATCAATGATGAAATTGATAAGCTGCGAAACTCAGCGACCGCATCATTATTGGAACGCAACGACGTAATTGTTGTGGCTTCGGTATCGTCAATCTTTGGTTTGGGTGACCCACACCAATATCGTGATCACGTGGTGTCACTGCGTGTTGGTATGACGATGGAACGAGATGATTTATTACGAAAATTAATTGATATTCAATTCCAACGTAACGATATTGATTTTCAGCGTGGTCGTTTCCGTGTGCATGGAGATATTGTCGAAGTCTTCCCCGCATCACAAGACGCAAAAGCGCTCCGGATTGAATTTTTTGGGGATGAAATTGACCGGATTCGCGAAGTTGATTCGTTAACTGGTGAAATTTTGATTGATGAAGATCACGTTTCAATTTTCCCCGCGACCCACTTTATGACCAATGACACAATTATGGAACGCGCAATTCGGACAATTTCTGAAGAACTTGAAGAGCAACTGAAGTTTTTTGAAAGTGAAGGCAAGTTGTTGGAAGCACAACGCCTCAAGCAACGGACGGAATACGACATTGAAATGATGCGTGAAATGGGCTTCACGAGTGGGATTGAAAACTACTCGCGGCACATGGATGGTCGGCAACCCGGTGAACCACCATTTACGTTACTGGATTTCTTCCCTGATGATTTTTTGATTGTGGTTGATGAAAGTCACGTGACGATGCCCCAAGTACGGGGGATGTATAATGGTGATAAGGCTCGGAAACAACAATTAGTTGATTATGGCTTCCGGTTACCATCAGCGTTGGATAATCGTCCGCTGACCTTGCATGAATTTGAAGAGCACGTTAATAAAATTATTTATATGTCGGCCACGCCCGGTGATTATGAAACAGAGCGGGTACCAGAAAGTCATGTAGCACAACAAATCATTCGACCAACAGGGTTACTTGATCCAACGGTGGAAGTCCGCCAAGTCATGGGACAAATTGATGACTTAGTTGGTGAAATTAATGCCCGCGTTGAAAAGAACGAGCGGGTCTTCATTACGACATTGACGAAAAAAATGTCCGAAGATTTAACGGATTACTTCAAAGATTTAGGGATTAAAGTTAAATATCTGCACTCAGATATTAAGACGCTTGAACGTGGGGAAATTATTCGCGATTTACGGCTCGGTAAATTTGACGTCTTGATTGGGATTAATTTGCTCCGTGAAGGGATTGATGTGCCGGAAGTTTCCTTGATTGCGATTTTGGATGCGGATAAGGAAGGCTTCTTGCGTAACGAACGGTCACTAATTCAAACAATTGGCCGGGCTGCGCGGAATTCCAATGGGCATGTTATTTTATATGCTGATAAAGTCACTGGCTCAATGCAACGGGCGATGGATGAAACCCAACGGCGGCGTGATATTCAAATCGCTTACAATGAGGAACATGGCATCACGCCAACCACGATTAAGAAAGAAATTCGCGGGTTAATCGCAATCAGTCATGAAGTCGCAGACGGCGATAAGGAAGGCACGAGCTTCACGGAAGTTGAATTCCGCGATATGAATAAAGCAGATCAAAAGATTATGCTTGCTAACTTAGAAGAACAAATGAAATCCGCTGCTAAACGCTTGGACTTTGAAGAAGCTGCCACATTACGTGATACGATCATGGAACTCAAAACGACAGCTAATCTGTAG